Proteins co-encoded in one Desulfatiglans sp. genomic window:
- a CDS encoding 2-hydroxyacyl-CoA dehydratase, which yields MKQPPPENNIIGITSTIPVEVIYAAGCIPVDINNIFIGADEPDILVTRSESAGFPGNICAWIKGIYSTALEHGIRRIIAVTGGDCSNTLALSEIMGLKGIEIIPFDYPLTCSRAHVEQKIDDFRKALGTSWAAIKMEKERLDRIRKKLKLIDHLTCIDNVVTGYENHLFLVSASDFKSDPDSFEREIDRFLDEAKGRKALNADIRLGVLGVPPIFSDFYQFIESLGTRVVFNEVQRQFSMPYETEDIAEQYTLYTYPYGSAPRIRDIAEAIEGRKLDGLIHYTQTFCFRQLYDMVFRQRLNIPILTIEGDRPGAIDRRTALRIEAFVEMVRGDK from the coding sequence TTGAAACAGCCCCCCCCTGAAAACAATATTATAGGCATCACCTCAACCATACCGGTTGAGGTAATATATGCCGCGGGCTGTATTCCTGTTGATATCAATAATATCTTTATCGGGGCAGATGAACCGGATATCCTTGTCACAAGGTCGGAATCAGCCGGTTTTCCGGGCAATATCTGCGCCTGGATCAAGGGTATTTATTCAACAGCACTTGAACATGGCATAAGACGCATCATTGCAGTAACCGGAGGGGATTGCAGCAATACACTTGCCCTTTCAGAGATCATGGGCCTCAAGGGGATAGAGATCATACCCTTTGATTACCCTTTAACCTGCTCAAGGGCGCATGTTGAACAAAAGATAGATGACTTCAGGAAGGCCCTCGGGACATCATGGGCAGCTATAAAAATGGAAAAGGAGCGGCTTGACAGGATAAGAAAGAAACTCAAGCTGATTGACCATTTGACCTGCATTGATAATGTTGTCACAGGATATGAAAATCACCTTTTCCTTGTCTCTGCATCTGATTTCAAATCTGACCCTGACAGCTTTGAAAGGGAGATAGACAGGTTTCTTGATGAGGCAAAGGGTAGAAAGGCGCTTAATGCTGATATCAGGCTGGGTGTGCTCGGAGTGCCTCCCATATTCTCAGATTTTTATCAGTTTATAGAATCCCTTGGCACAAGGGTAGTCTTTAACGAGGTGCAGCGACAGTTCAGCATGCCTTATGAGACAGAAGATATAGCAGAACAATATACCCTGTATACCTATCCATATGGTTCAGCGCCCAGGATAAGGGATATAGCAGAGGCTATAGAGGGAAGAAAGCTGGATGGCCTTATACACTATACCCAGACCTTCTGTTTCAGGCAGTTGTATGACATGGTTTTCAGACAAAGGTTGAATATCCCTATACTTACTATAGAGGGCGACCGGCCCGGCGCAATCGATAGAAGAACTGCCCTTAGGATCGAGGCATTTGTGGAGATGGTACGGGGGGATAAATAG
- a CDS encoding serine/threonine protein phosphatase has protein sequence MGNGKSFIVGDLHGCREMLERMLSIIPWNPEADNLIFIGDYLDRGNDSKGVIDLLIKLSVTYPKVKCLMGNHESIFLEYLFGGDEKTFLVNGGMTTLESYRVNGTTYIPPEHVSFIQSLHTLIELDNYYIVHAGLKPGLNIKEQTVKDRLWIRESFITSEYNFGKKVIFGHTPFYSPYITENKIGIDTGAVFGNKLTCLELPDEKFYFVEKLS, from the coding sequence ATGGGGAACGGGAAGTCATTCATAGTTGGTGATCTGCACGGTTGCAGGGAGATGCTGGAAAGGATGCTCTCTATAATACCCTGGAACCCTGAAGCAGATAACCTGATCTTTATAGGGGATTACCTTGACCGGGGTAATGACTCAAAGGGTGTAATTGATCTCCTTATCAAACTCAGCGTTACCTACCCAAAGGTGAAATGCCTTATGGGAAACCATGAAAGTATCTTTCTGGAATATCTGTTCGGTGGTGATGAAAAGACATTTCTGGTTAATGGCGGCATGACCACCCTTGAGAGCTACAGGGTGAACGGTACCACCTATATCCCGCCCGAGCATGTCTCATTTATCCAGTCCCTGCATACCCTTATTGAACTGGATAACTATTACATAGTGCATGCGGGCCTTAAACCTGGTTTGAATATAAAAGAACAGACAGTAAAGGACAGGCTCTGGATAAGGGAGAGCTTTATAACCTCTGAATATAACTTTGGCAAAAAGGTGATATTCGGTCACACGCCATTTTACTCGCCCTATATTACTGAAAACAAGATTGGGATAGACACCGGCGCTGTCTTTGGCAACAAACTTACCTGTCTTGAGCTTCCGGATGAAAAATTTTACTTTGTAGAGAAATTGAGTTGA
- a CDS encoding Bax inhibitor-1/YccA family protein: MERITAFQRADVRVNEFVRSVYNWMCMGLAVTGLMAWYVSGNETLMGMVFGETGVKPLFFILVIAELALVFSISGMVNKMSGATATALFIVYSGLNGVTLSFIFKIYSGSSIASTFFICSLTFLACSIYGWTTKKDLTSIGNFMFMGLIGIIIASVVNIFLKSPAINFIISYVGVIVFVGLTAYDTQKIKEMAVTQPAHLDGDVVRKGAILGALRLYLDFINLFLMLLRIFGGSRD; this comes from the coding sequence ATGGAAAGAATAACAGCTTTTCAGAGGGCGGATGTAAGGGTAAACGAGTTTGTAAGGAGCGTATATAACTGGATGTGTATGGGGCTTGCTGTTACAGGGCTTATGGCCTGGTATGTTTCCGGAAATGAAACACTGATGGGAATGGTCTTTGGAGAGACCGGTGTTAAACCCCTGTTCTTTATACTCGTAATCGCTGAGCTGGCTCTTGTATTCTCCATAAGCGGGATGGTAAACAAAATGAGCGGGGCCACAGCAACAGCCCTGTTTATTGTCTATTCAGGGTTAAACGGCGTTACGCTTTCTTTTATCTTCAAGATATATTCGGGCTCATCAATAGCAAGTACCTTTTTTATCTGTTCCCTGACATTTCTGGCATGCAGCATCTATGGATGGACAACCAAAAAAGACCTGACCTCAATCGGGAACTTCATGTTTATGGGTCTCATCGGGATCATAATAGCCTCAGTCGTAAATATCTTTTTGAAGAGCCCTGCCATTAATTTTATAATCAGTTATGTCGGGGTCATAGTATTTGTAGGGCTTACTGCATATGATACACAGAAGATAAAAGAGATGGCAGTTACACAGCCAGCGCACCTTGATGGTGATGTGGTCAGAAAAGGGGCCATCCTGGGCGCGCTTAGACTCTATCTTGATTTTATCAACCTGTTTCTTATGCTCTTAAGGATATTTGGAGGCAGCAGAGACTGA
- a CDS encoding M48 family metallopeptidase, giving the protein MLDIINSAYLKKNGMKTPPCFEGFLDDVKLAKMTSYTADNTRVSVIRSISGMIFLLAIILYGFLPWLSNNLKDMNYIIAGLIFFAVPGAITSVIGLPFSYYSVFVIEERYGFNTSSLKTWVMDHIKSVLISVILGGGLLSIFFLMVNLTGQMWWIYAWAIFITFQLLMTVLYPTVIAPLFNKFTPVEDKELEQAISALAEKNGVPVTGIFQMDAGRRSRHSNAYFTGLSKTKRIVLYDTLISSHDKDEILAVLAHEMGHLKKGHIKRQFVLTGIVSLILFYIAARMLDWEIMYKSFGFTETPFYAGLFLIGVIWGPLAIFISPLFTAISRKYEREADRFAHDALNDSKPLISALRKMALDNLSNLCPHPLYVKIHYSHPPVAERIANLASM; this is encoded by the coding sequence ATGCTCGATATAATAAATTCAGCCTATCTCAAAAAAAATGGTATGAAGACCCCTCCCTGTTTTGAAGGGTTTCTGGATGACGTTAAGCTTGCAAAGATGACATCCTATACGGCGGACAATACAAGGGTCTCAGTAATCCGGTCTATTTCAGGCATGATATTTTTACTGGCAATTATTTTATACGGGTTTTTGCCATGGCTGTCGAATAACCTGAAGGATATGAACTATATCATCGCTGGGCTCATATTTTTTGCTGTGCCAGGGGCTATTACCTCTGTTATTGGCCTACCATTCAGCTATTACAGCGTATTTGTGATAGAAGAAAGATATGGCTTTAACACAAGCAGCCTAAAGACCTGGGTAATGGATCATATAAAATCGGTTTTAATCTCTGTTATTCTTGGGGGAGGCCTTTTATCCATTTTTTTCCTGATGGTAAACCTGACAGGTCAAATGTGGTGGATCTATGCATGGGCCATATTTATTACCTTTCAACTGCTTATGACAGTTTTATATCCGACAGTAATTGCCCCACTTTTTAACAAATTTACCCCTGTTGAAGATAAAGAGCTTGAGCAGGCCATAAGCGCCCTTGCCGAAAAGAACGGTGTGCCGGTCACAGGAATTTTTCAGATGGATGCAGGCAGGAGGAGCAGGCACTCCAATGCCTATTTTACCGGCCTTTCAAAAACCAAGAGGATAGTGCTCTATGATACACTGATTTCATCCCATGACAAGGATGAGATACTTGCGGTGCTTGCCCATGAGATGGGTCACCTGAAAAAGGGGCATATAAAAAGGCAGTTTGTTCTTACGGGTATTGTTTCTCTTATCCTTTTTTACATTGCCGCACGGATGCTTGACTGGGAAATAATGTATAAAAGCTTCGGATTTACAGAAACGCCTTTTTATGCAGGGCTGTTTTTAATAGGGGTCATATGGGGGCCCCTGGCTATCTTTATATCACCTCTCTTTACGGCCATCTCAAGAAAGTACGAAAGGGAGGCAGACAGGTTTGCACATGATGCCCTTAATGACTCAAAGCCCCTGATAAGCGCATTAAGAAAGATGGCGCTGGACAACCTCTCAAACCTCTGCCCGCACCCACTGTATGTGAAAATTCACTATTCACACCCCCCTGTTGCGGAAAGGATTGCAAATCTCGCCTCAATGTGA